Proteins encoded together in one Gemmatimonadota bacterium DH-78 window:
- a CDS encoding flagellin — protein sequence MRVNTNIASINAQRSLGMSNTSVSRSLGRLSSGFRINRAADDAAGLGIANQLRADLRALKQASRNAEQSNALLQVAEGGAQQIQGILERMKELATQSVSDNVDSNGRARIETEFQELMGEIDRIADSTKYQGSALLDGSFGAQVDSNVVNSTVLAGGTEITGATISGVAAGTYTLTRDNTGGAETITLANSDSSLTQTVSLVGFTAGGSISFDAFGVTLQTSNAFDITAAGDGAGDLVVAGTTAEFVVGASGNLADDKITMSGVNLTVAGLSMTGSSLATDTVAETALAAIDAAIGVVSDAFSEIGAKQNRLDYASANVNAAIENFAAAESVIRDADMAAEMAELTKNQILQQAGVSVLAQANQAPQLVLRLLQ from the coding sequence ATGCGTGTGAACACCAACATCGCGTCGATCAACGCCCAGCGCTCGCTCGGCATGTCCAACACCTCGGTGAGCCGTTCGCTCGGGCGTCTGTCGTCCGGCTTCCGGATCAACCGTGCGGCCGACGACGCGGCGGGCCTCGGTATCGCGAACCAGCTGCGGGCGGACCTCCGCGCGCTCAAGCAGGCCTCGCGGAACGCCGAGCAGTCGAACGCGCTTCTTCAGGTTGCCGAGGGCGGTGCCCAGCAGATCCAGGGCATCCTCGAGCGTATGAAGGAGCTCGCCACCCAGTCCGTGTCGGACAACGTGGACTCGAACGGCCGCGCCCGGATCGAGACCGAGTTCCAGGAGCTGATGGGCGAGATCGATCGTATCGCCGACTCGACCAAGTACCAGGGCTCCGCGCTGCTCGACGGCTCCTTCGGTGCCCAGGTCGACAGCAACGTGGTCAACAGCACCGTGCTGGCCGGCGGTACCGAGATCACCGGTGCCACCATCAGCGGCGTCGCGGCCGGTACCTACACCCTCACCCGTGACAACACGGGCGGTGCGGAGACCATCACGCTCGCGAACAGCGACAGCAGCCTCACCCAGACCGTCAGCCTGGTGGGCTTCACGGCTGGTGGCTCGATCAGCTTCGATGCCTTCGGTGTGACCCTCCAGACGTCGAACGCCTTCGACATCACGGCGGCGGGTGACGGAGCGGGCGACCTGGTGGTCGCCGGTACGACCGCCGAGTTCGTGGTCGGTGCCTCGGGCAACCTCGCCGACGACAAGATCACGATGTCGGGTGTGAACCTGACCGTCGCCGGCCTCAGCATGACCGGTTCGAGCCTCGCCACCGACACGGTGGCCGAGACCGCTCTCGCCGCGATCGACGCCGCCATCGGCGTGGTGTCGGACGCCTTCTCCGAGATCGGAGCGAAGCAGAACCGCCTCGACTACGCCAGCGCGAACGTGAACGCGGCCATCGAGAACTTCGCGGCGGCCGAGTCCGTGATCCGTGACGCCGACATGGCGGCGGAGATGGCCGAGCTGACGAAGAACCAGATCCTCCAGCAGGCCGGTGTCTCGGTTCTCGCTCAGGCGAAC
- a CDS encoding response regulator, with the protein MNNARNGAQIRVLVADDDPSLRLALTMVFQRAGHDVVAAEHTDAAREIVAADRADVALIDAGMPRDGVAFWKECREGDNALAGALLVTGDVWALGELARHPMVLEKPFDFRALVERVERLAAAGDQPGSPPV; encoded by the coding sequence GTGAACAACGCACGAAACGGCGCGCAGATCCGAGTGCTGGTGGCCGATGACGACCCCTCGCTGCGGCTCGCCCTCACCATGGTTTTTCAGCGGGCCGGCCACGATGTGGTCGCGGCCGAGCACACGGATGCGGCGCGCGAGATCGTGGCCGCGGACCGCGCCGACGTCGCCCTGATCGACGCGGGCATGCCGCGCGACGGGGTGGCCTTCTGGAAGGAGTGCCGCGAGGGCGACAACGCGCTCGCGGGCGCCCTGCTGGTCACCGGCGATGTGTGGGCCCTCGGCGAGCTCGCCCGTCACCCGATGGTGCTGGAGAAGCCCTTCGACTTCCGGGCGCTGGTGGAGCGGGTGGAGCGACTGGCCGCCGCGGGCGATCAGCCCGGGTCGCCGCCCGTCTGA
- a CDS encoding flagellar motor protein MotB, producing MGLKSQPKIIVVRPRRKKSGGGHHGGSWKVAYADFVTAMMAFFMVMWIVSMDDGVKDVVEGYFNNPIGFKRGYANGSSPAFSGSNPVTAPPRPITNPDGVTGSEAAPPLPDQAELEAAAAQIRTGVEQLELQGVEAEISVAVTAEGLRVEMAEGAEGETFFEFGSANPEAALERVLALVGESLAALPNSIVIEGHTDAAPYPRAGYTNWELSVDRANTARRMLTTLGVAEERVLEVRGYADRQLRYPDEPRNPGNRRVTLFVTSSPESSGAAAAGAIQTGGDPG from the coding sequence ATGGGTCTCAAGTCGCAGCCGAAGATCATCGTCGTCCGGCCCCGGCGGAAGAAGTCGGGCGGCGGGCACCACGGTGGATCGTGGAAGGTGGCCTACGCCGACTTCGTGACGGCCATGATGGCCTTCTTCATGGTCATGTGGATCGTGAGCATGGACGACGGCGTGAAGGATGTGGTCGAGGGCTACTTCAACAACCCGATCGGCTTCAAGCGCGGGTACGCCAACGGCTCCAGCCCGGCGTTCTCCGGGAGCAATCCCGTGACCGCGCCGCCCCGACCGATCACGAACCCCGACGGCGTCACCGGGTCGGAGGCGGCTCCTCCGCTGCCCGATCAGGCCGAACTCGAGGCCGCCGCCGCGCAGATCCGCACCGGGGTGGAGCAGCTGGAGCTGCAGGGCGTGGAGGCCGAGATCTCGGTGGCGGTCACGGCCGAGGGACTCCGCGTGGAGATGGCCGAGGGGGCGGAGGGCGAGACCTTCTTCGAGTTCGGCTCGGCCAATCCCGAGGCCGCCCTCGAGCGGGTGCTGGCGCTCGTGGGCGAGTCGCTCGCCGCACTGCCCAACTCGATCGTGATCGAAGGCCACACCGACGCCGCGCCGTATCCGCGGGCCGGGTACACCAACTGGGAGCTCTCGGTCGACCGGGCGAACACCGCCCGCCGCATGCTCACCACCCTCGGGGTGGCCGAAGAGCGCGTGCTCGAGGTGCGCGGATACGCCGATCGGCAGCTGCGGTACCCCGACGAGCCCCGCAACCCCGGCAATCGTCGGGTCACTCTCTTCGTGACCAGTTCCCCGGAGTCGTCCGGGGCCGCGGCGGCCGGGGCGATTCAGACGGGCGGCGACCCGGGCTGA
- the motA gene encoding flagellar motor stator protein MotA translates to MIFVFGSIAVGYTMHGGNLMVLMQISEFIIIGGAGLGALVVANPPHVVKEIFHEILALLKPAPFRREEYQELLNVLYQLFYTARRDGLIGIEDHIEDPENSDLFKQFPAFQSHHVAVGFLSDTLKVLLTGAVEDHHLQEILDLDIEQHHEERMEIPHAVATIADAMPGFGIVAAVLGVIITMGKIGGEPAVIGESVAAALVGTFVGVLLAYGVVGPIAKSIENRIKAENAYMLCIRTAILSFARGDSPLTSVEFARRSIHPEERPSFDEVEEMTRAPKAA, encoded by the coding sequence ATGATCTTCGTCTTCGGCAGCATTGCCGTGGGGTACACCATGCATGGTGGCAACCTCATGGTTCTGATGCAGATCTCGGAGTTCATCATCATCGGCGGCGCGGGGCTGGGGGCCCTCGTGGTGGCGAACCCTCCCCACGTGGTGAAGGAGATCTTCCACGAGATCCTGGCCCTCCTGAAGCCGGCGCCCTTTCGGCGCGAGGAGTATCAGGAGCTGCTGAACGTGCTGTACCAGCTCTTCTACACGGCGCGCCGCGACGGCCTGATCGGCATCGAGGATCACATCGAGGATCCCGAGAACAGCGACCTCTTCAAGCAGTTCCCGGCGTTTCAGTCGCACCACGTGGCGGTCGGGTTCCTCTCCGACACCCTGAAGGTGCTGCTGACCGGAGCGGTGGAAGACCACCATCTGCAGGAGATCCTCGACCTCGACATCGAGCAGCATCACGAGGAGCGCATGGAGATCCCGCACGCGGTGGCGACCATCGCCGACGCCATGCCGGGGTTCGGCATCGTGGCCGCGGTGCTCGGGGTGATCATCACCATGGGCAAGATCGGCGGCGAACCGGCGGTGATCGGCGAGAGCGTGGCGGCCGCCCTGGTCGGCACCTTCGTCGGCGTGCTGCTGGCGTACGGCGTCGTGGGTCCGATCGCCAAGTCGATCGAGAACCGCATCAAGGCGGAAAACGCCTACATGCTCTGCATCCGGACGGCCATTCTCTCCTTCGCGCGCGGCGACTCGCCTCTCACATCGGTGGAGTTCGCCCGGCGCAGCATTCACCCCGAGGAGCGTCCCTCCTTCGACGAGGTGGAGGAGATGACGCGGGCGCCGAAGGCGGCCTGA